In the genome of Tsukamurella paurometabola DSM 20162, the window GCGCTGTCGGGTACCGAGAAGCTGTTCGCCGTGCAGAAGCAAGCGCTGGCGGCGCCGTACCCGGGCGTCCTGCCCGAGACCGAGGGCGAGCCGAAGAAGAAGTTCGGGCAGTGACGAGGCTGCTGCTGGCCTCGCGCAACGCCAAGAAGTTGCGTGAGCTACGGCAGGTTGTCGCTGACGCCGGCATCATCGGGCTGGAGATCGTGGGCCTCGACGAGGTGCCCCACTTCGCGGAGCTGCCCGAGGACGCCCCGACCTTCGAGGGCAATGCCCTCATCAAGGCGAGGCAGGGCTACGAGCAGACCGGGCTACCCTGTCTCGCTGACGATTCCGGTATTTGTGTCGATGCGCTCAACGGTATGCCGGGAGTGCTATCGGCCCGGTGGTCCGGTGTACACGGCGACGATCCCGCGAATACCGCGCTCCTGCTCGCCCAGACGTCGGACGTGCCCGATCAGCGTCGCGGGGCCGAGTTCGTCTCCGCCTGTGCACTGGTCCACGGTGCCGGTGCAGCGGGCGAGACGACCGTGCGCGGTACCTGGCGCGGCTCGCTCCTGCGGGAGTCGCACGGCGATGGCGGCTTCGGCTACGACCCGGTGTTCCTGCCCGAGGGATCCGAGCGGACCGCCGCCGAACTGACCCCGGAGGAGAAGAACGCGGTCAGCCATCGGGCCCGGGCTCTGGCACAGCTCGTCGAACCACTTCGGGAGCTTGCGGCGCGCGTCCCCGAGTAGGGCCCCGGTCCGGTGTAGCGTCGACCCGTGAATCGCAGATCGTCGAGTTTCCGTGGTGGCCGCGTGGCTATCGCGCTGCTCTCGATGGTCGTGCTCGCTGTCACCGGAACCCTCTGGTGGAGTACCAATCTGGTGATCGGGGGGTTCAACCTCTCGGGAGCCCTCGCCGAGGCGAAGGTGGCCCAGTCCACCGGCGGCGACCGCAACATCCTGCTGATGGGTCTGGACACCCGTAAGGATCAGGACGGCAACGACCTCCCCGATGACGTGCTCAAGCAGCTGCACGCAGGCGACAGCAGCAACGGCGGCTACAACACCAACACCCTGATCCTGATGCATGTGCCCGCGGACGGGAAGAAGGTGGTGGCGTTCTCCATTCCGCGCGACGATTACGTGACTCTGGTCGGAGTGAAATCGCGCAGCAAGGGCAAGATCAAGGAGGCCTACGGTCTGCGTAAGGCCGAGGTTCAGGACCAGCTCGCCGCGCAGGGCGTCACCGACCGCAAGGAGCTCGAGGCGAAGAGCCGCGAATCCGCCCGCGCGGCCACCCTCGCTACCGTCGAGCGGCTCGTGGGCGTGCCGATCGACCACTTCGCCGAGGTCAGCCTCGTCGGCTTCTACGACCTCGCCAAGACGCTCGGCGGTGTCGAGGTGTGCCTGAACAAGCCCGTGCGTGACAGCTATTCGGGCGCGGCCTTCCCCGCCGGACGCCAGAAGCTCAACGCCGCACAATCGCTGTCCTTCGTGCGGCAGCGGCACGGGCTCGCCGATGGCGATCTCGACCGTACCCACCGGCAACAGGCGTTCATCGCCGGAGTGATGATGCAGCTGCAGAATCAGGGTGTGTTCGGTGACGTGCGGAAATTGCAGTCGTTGATCTCGGTGGCGCAGAAGGACGTGGTGATCTCCAGCGGCTGGGATCTGGAGCAGTTCGCGAAGCAGGCGGGCAAGATCGCCGGCACTGCACTCACATTCACCACACTGCCGGTGCTCGGATACGACACGATCGACGAGCAGGCGGTGAACATCGTGGATCCCAAGGCGATCCGGGCCCAGGTGCAGAAAGCCTTCGGTCAATCGGTGCCCGCGCCGGCCGACGAGGAGACCACCACCGCGCCCACCTCCGACGCGAACTCTCCGAGCCAGGTGGGGTATTCATCGGGCCCGGGCGCCGCTGCGACGCGGCTAGCGTCCCCGACCACCGCCGCCGCGGGCCCCACGCCGGATGCGGGTACGACCTTGCGCGGCGGCCAGATCCCCTGCGTGGACTGACGACGAGCCCGGCCGGCGGCGCGTTCCGCGGGTACTGTCGATGTTGTACGCGGATCTAAGAGTTCGCCGCGGTGTGGTCCACCGATCGCGGCGCCGGGACGAGGAGGACATGTGATCGCCATCGACGGTGTGCCCGACGAGACCGGACGGTACGTGCTGGTGTTCCCACCGGGCGCGAACGAGTACTCGGGTGTGCTGCGCCGCGTCATGGGCGTCTCCGATGTGCTCCGCTCGGCCGAGGCGGGATCGGAGAGCGATCTGGCGGGGGCAGGTGCGATCGTCTTCGACCGATTGGGTATTGCGGTGGTACAAGCCGATCCCGATCAGCTCGTGTCGTTGCAGGGCGCCCCGTCGGAGGTGCTCTCCGTGGAGCCCGAGCTCGAACACCGCCCGCTCGGCGTGGGCTCCCAGGACTACGTGGCCGGCTATCGTGACGGCGTCGCCGATCTGACCCGGCGGCTCGGTGTCGCCGACACTGCGCCGACCGGTGCAGCGGCGCGGTTCGCCGACACCTCCGAATTCACCTGGGGGCTGCAGGCGGTCGGGGCGACCACGGAACCCGCAGGTGGCGAGGGGATCAAGGTGGCGGTGCTCGATACCGGATTCACGCTCGGCCACCCGGATTTCGCCGGTCGCGGTGTTGTCACGCGCTCGTTCGTACCCGGTGAGGACGCCGCTGATGCGCACGGCCACGGCACTCACTGCGTGGGGACCGCCTGCGGACCGAAGCTGCCGCCCGGCGGTGGACGCCGCTACGGTGTCGCGTTCGCCTCACAGGTGTACGTGGGGAAGGTGTTGGC includes:
- a CDS encoding non-canonical purine NTP pyrophosphatase, with the protein product MTRLLLASRNAKKLRELRQVVADAGIIGLEIVGLDEVPHFAELPEDAPTFEGNALIKARQGYEQTGLPCLADDSGICVDALNGMPGVLSARWSGVHGDDPANTALLLAQTSDVPDQRRGAEFVSACALVHGAGAAGETTVRGTWRGSLLRESHGDGGFGYDPVFLPEGSERTAAELTPEEKNAVSHRARALAQLVEPLRELAARVPE
- a CDS encoding S8 family serine peptidase — encoded protein: MIAIDGVPDETGRYVLVFPPGANEYSGVLRRVMGVSDVLRSAEAGSESDLAGAGAIVFDRLGIAVVQADPDQLVSLQGAPSEVLSVEPELEHRPLGVGSQDYVAGYRDGVADLTRRLGVADTAPTGAAARFADTSEFTWGLQAVGATTEPAGGEGIKVAVLDTGFTLGHPDFAGRGVVTRSFVPGEDAADAHGHGTHCVGTACGPKLPPGGGRRYGVAFASQVYVGKVLANNGTGSDTGILAGIDWALGEGCQVISMSLGADVRQVSAAYERAGAAALAAGTLIVAAAGNNARRPGDRGFVGVPANSPSIMAVAAVDQDLAVAPFSATSNPVAGGQVDIAAPGVDVYSSWLLPQRYNTISGTSMATPHVAGIAAVSAQTTGLRGQDLWARLTRSAQRLDGASVDVGSGLARTGGDSAIVDS
- a CDS encoding LCP family protein, which translates into the protein MVVLAVTGTLWWSTNLVIGGFNLSGALAEAKVAQSTGGDRNILLMGLDTRKDQDGNDLPDDVLKQLHAGDSSNGGYNTNTLILMHVPADGKKVVAFSIPRDDYVTLVGVKSRSKGKIKEAYGLRKAEVQDQLAAQGVTDRKELEAKSRESARAATLATVERLVGVPIDHFAEVSLVGFYDLAKTLGGVEVCLNKPVRDSYSGAAFPAGRQKLNAAQSLSFVRQRHGLADGDLDRTHRQQAFIAGVMMQLQNQGVFGDVRKLQSLISVAQKDVVISSGWDLEQFAKQAGKIAGTALTFTTLPVLGYDTIDEQAVNIVDPKAIRAQVQKAFGQSVPAPADEETTTAPTSDANSPSQVGYSSGPGAAATRLASPTTAAAGPTPDAGTTLRGGQIPCVD